A DNA window from Stigmatella aurantiaca contains the following coding sequences:
- a CDS encoding 2,3,4,5-tetrahydropyridine-2,6-dicarboxylate N-succinyltransferase: MSSMEALSQKVSEAFADRTRLKEEAYAAAVRETLALLDAGTLRVAEKGPEGWRVNAWVKEAILLYFAVSQMQVMEVGPFEFHDKVPLKKGLEAAGVRVVPPGVVRYGAFVEKGAVVMPGYVNIGARVGAGTMVDTWATVGSCAQVGRNVHLSGGVGLGGVLEPPTASPVIIEDGAFIGSRCIVVEGVVVEEEAVLGANVVLTASTQIIDVTGPEERIHKGRVPARSVVIPGMREKQFPSGKYGVPCALIIGQRTKSTDQKTSLNAALRDFAVAV, from the coding sequence ATGTCCTCCATGGAAGCACTGTCCCAGAAGGTGTCCGAGGCATTCGCCGACCGGACGAGGCTGAAGGAAGAGGCGTATGCCGCCGCCGTGCGTGAGACGCTGGCCCTGCTGGACGCGGGCACGCTGCGCGTGGCGGAGAAGGGCCCCGAGGGCTGGCGCGTCAACGCCTGGGTGAAGGAGGCCATCCTCCTGTACTTCGCCGTGTCGCAGATGCAGGTGATGGAGGTGGGGCCCTTCGAGTTCCACGACAAGGTCCCCCTGAAGAAGGGGCTGGAGGCCGCGGGCGTGCGCGTGGTGCCTCCGGGCGTGGTGCGCTATGGCGCCTTCGTGGAGAAGGGCGCCGTGGTGATGCCCGGCTACGTGAACATTGGCGCCCGCGTGGGCGCGGGCACCATGGTGGACACCTGGGCCACGGTGGGCAGCTGCGCGCAGGTGGGCCGCAACGTGCACCTGTCCGGCGGCGTCGGGCTGGGCGGCGTGCTCGAGCCGCCTACCGCCTCGCCCGTCATCATCGAGGACGGCGCTTTCATTGGCAGCCGTTGCATCGTCGTCGAGGGCGTGGTGGTGGAGGAGGAGGCCGTGCTGGGCGCCAACGTGGTGCTCACCGCCTCCACGCAAATCATTGACGTCACCGGCCCCGAGGAGCGCATTCACAAAGGCCGCGTGCCCGCGCGAAGCGTGGTCATCCCAGGAATGCGAGAGAAACAGTTTCCCTCGGGGAAGTATGGTGTTCCTTGCGCGCTCATCATTGGTCAACGGACGAAGAGCACGGACCAGAAGACCAGCCTCAACGCCGCGCTGCGCGACTTCGCGGTGGCGGTGTGA
- a CDS encoding NAD(P)/FAD-dependent oxidoreductase — MENTPKRHRVVIVGAGFGGLQAAQKLKKAPVDVTVVDRYNHHLFQPLLYQVATAVLSPGEIATPIRSVLKGQNTTVLLAEAQSVDLQRKVLVCGGGEIAYDTLVLAAGATHSYFGHPEWSQFAPGLKTIDDARNIRERILVALEAAEREPDPARQREWLTFVIVGAGPTGVELAGALAYMTRHSLPKEYRRVDVSKARVLLLEGLPRVLNTYPEELSERARRDLENLGVEVRTGTMVTAMDDMGVSVGDTRIAARTVLWGAGVAASPLARTLGVPLDRAGRVKVEPTLHVPGHEDVFVIGDLASLLQDGKPVPGIAPAAMQMGKHVAKNIRLRLEGKPMEPFHYVDKGSFAVIGRGSAIGVLFDKVRVRGFLAWSMWLGIHLTFLVGFRNKAVVLVQWAYTYLTRRRDVRLITGLHPQKLPSMQRTLPTVPPVAKEEDAAAFPVRRAGDNEPAPLH, encoded by the coding sequence ATGGAAAACACCCCGAAAAGGCATCGAGTCGTCATCGTGGGCGCCGGTTTCGGCGGGTTGCAGGCCGCGCAGAAGCTGAAGAAAGCGCCCGTGGATGTGACGGTCGTGGACCGGTACAACCACCACCTGTTCCAGCCCCTGCTCTACCAGGTGGCGACCGCCGTGCTCAGCCCGGGGGAGATCGCCACGCCCATCCGCTCCGTGCTCAAGGGCCAGAACACCACCGTGCTGCTCGCCGAGGCTCAGTCGGTGGACCTGCAGCGCAAGGTGCTCGTGTGCGGGGGCGGAGAGATCGCCTATGACACGCTGGTGCTCGCCGCGGGCGCCACGCACTCGTACTTTGGCCACCCGGAGTGGAGCCAGTTCGCCCCGGGCCTCAAAACCATCGACGATGCGCGCAACATCCGCGAGCGCATCCTGGTGGCGCTGGAGGCGGCGGAGCGGGAGCCGGATCCCGCGCGCCAGCGCGAGTGGCTCACTTTCGTCATCGTGGGCGCGGGCCCCACGGGCGTGGAGCTGGCCGGGGCGCTGGCGTACATGACCCGGCACTCGCTGCCCAAGGAGTACCGCCGCGTCGACGTCTCCAAGGCCCGCGTGCTCCTGCTGGAGGGGCTGCCCCGGGTGCTCAACACCTATCCGGAGGAGCTGTCCGAGCGCGCGCGCCGGGACCTGGAGAACCTGGGCGTGGAGGTGCGCACCGGCACGATGGTCACCGCCATGGATGACATGGGCGTGAGCGTGGGAGACACCCGCATCGCGGCGCGCACGGTGCTCTGGGGCGCCGGCGTGGCCGCCTCCCCGCTGGCCCGCACGCTCGGGGTGCCGCTGGACAGGGCGGGCCGGGTCAAGGTCGAGCCCACGCTCCACGTGCCCGGCCACGAGGATGTCTTCGTGATTGGCGACCTGGCCTCGCTCCTTCAGGACGGCAAGCCCGTGCCCGGCATCGCCCCGGCGGCCATGCAGATGGGCAAGCACGTGGCGAAGAACATCCGCCTGCGGCTCGAAGGCAAGCCCATGGAGCCATTCCACTACGTGGACAAGGGCTCCTTCGCCGTCATCGGCCGGGGCTCGGCGATTGGCGTGCTCTTCGACAAGGTCCGCGTGCGCGGCTTCCTGGCCTGGTCCATGTGGCTGGGCATCCACCTGACCTTCCTGGTGGGCTTCCGCAACAAGGCGGTCGTCCTGGTGCAGTGGGCATACACGTACCTCACGCGGCGGCGGGACGTGCGGCTCATCACCGGGCTGCACCCCCAGAAGCTGCCGTCCATGCAGCGCACCCTGCCCACCGTCCCGCCGGTGGCCAAAGAGGAAGACGCGGCGGCATTCCCGGTCCGCAGGGCCGGGGACAACGAGCCCGCTCCCCTGCACTGA